A window of Vibrio gazogenes genomic DNA:
ATTCAGATTTTATAGAAATTTCTACACATATTGATACGGTTTGGTTTTTTCCTGAATTGGAACTTGGTATAGCGATTCACCGTGGGGTGTCACCTGCCTATGATTCGGCGGGGCTGGATATTAAAAATCTTTTGCTTGCCCTTGAAAATGTTGAGGATATTCCTCGCGATAAAGCCTATTTTCAACGGGTACTCAAAGAGCGTTTAGACCCGAAAACTGCGGCAGGGCACGCCTTTCACGCTTCACCGTTATTGCCGCAACATAGCGAAGAAGAAACCGCGCGGCGGGCGAAGCTTTATGCACAAGCACAAGCGGAACAAGAAGCAAAGAATGCCAAACAGCGTTTGAAACTACTAAAACAAATGCAATCAGAACACCCTGAGTTAGACTGGGATAACATCTTTGCGCAACAAAAAACACGACAGAATGGCATGCCGGAGTTAGGTCCGATTCCTCAGGAACTGATCGACAAAAAAGATTTTGATTTGACGCCGTATATTGAATTTTCTCGCCAACAGGTCCAGAAGGCCAAAGAACAAATGGCCCAGTCTCAAAAAGCGCTGCAGGCGAAGCTCAAACAGGAGCCAAAACCGCATGAAGACGAACCTCAAGCGAGTCTATTGGCTCGTTTTTCCGAGGTCGTCCTGATACAAGCGGATGAGCAAGTGCAACAAGCATTACCAGAAGCGGCCAGTGCGGCACGGAAACAGGCTCATGCCCATCAGCTAATGTTAAAATCCCAGCGTCGGGCTCGGCAGTTGTCTCCTCATGTCAACCAGCCGCGGCATGTGTCTGTTGCAGGGGCTGGACTCTTGCGCCAGCAAGTGCTCTCTTGCCTTGCACAAGGTGACTCATTGGCTGGCCGGGATTTATTTGGTGCGGATTTGTCCGGATTGGATCTCCGAGGTCAGGATTTACGTGATGTGATGCTGGAAAGGGCGAATCTGACTCATGCTAATTTAGCAGGCTGCCTATGCGATGGCGTGGTCTTAACTGAAGCCAATCTGGATGGTGCCTGCTTCGATGGCTGCCGATTTACTCGTGCGAATTTATCGCAGGTTGCCTGCCGAGGTCTGCGTTGTCAACAAGCCACATTTGATCACACCTTAGTCATTGAGAGTCACTTTGAGCAAGGTCTTTTTATGGCGTCACAGTTTAGCAAAATGCAGCTGGTCTCAAGCGACTTCTCGTCGAGTGATTTCTCGAAATCGATTTGGGTTGGTGTTCAGTTTATTCAGTCATGTTTAAAAGAGACACGATGGCCGGATACACAGGTTTCTTTATGTACTTTTTTAGAATGTCCATTGCAACTCAGCCAATGGCAAAAGGCGAAGTTGACTCGGTGTGCTTTCTTAAAAACGGATGTGTCCCATGGGAATTTCTCGCAGATACAGGCGCAAAAAACACAAATAGATGCGACATACACCTGTGAAGAAGCGGACTTTAGTCACGGTCATTGGGAATATTGTGGTTTTCGTAACGTGTCGTTTGAACATTGTTGTTTTAGTGCGAGCGTTTTTCAGCACTGTGATTTTAGTTTGGCAAAACTGACGAATTGCGCATTGAATCAATCACTGTGGCACAGTTGTTTGCTGTTTCAAGGACAGTTGTTGCATTGCTCAGGAGAGCAGGCGGTGTTCTATCAATCGAATCTACGCAAGACAAGGTTTAGCGATAGTGATTTATCTCTAGTGACGTTTCACCAAACCAATATGCGAGAGGTAGAGTTTCAACATTGTCACCTAGCAAAAATGGTGCGCTACCCAGTGCCGTCGTTAACTGCATGATGAGGAATGATAACAAATGAAGGAGCCAATGTTGGGTATGTATCAACAGATACAAGCCGCTATCGCGGCTCGCAAGCCAATACAGAATATGGACTTTCGATCAGTCAATTTTAATGGACTTGATCTGACAGGCGGACATTTTGTTCAGTGTCAATTCGATGGTTGTGTTTTTCGTCAGTGCGATCTGACCCGTGCTCACTTTATTGAGTGTCAGATGGTTGAAAGCCAGTTTATTGATAATACTTATTTTTCCAGCAAGATAACGGCGAGTAATTTATTAAAAACTCAGTGGAAGGGAAGCGTGCATAAGTTAATGGTGACGGATAGTGTGCTGACTGGGTCTATTTGGCAGGCGGTTCATTTGCAGTCGTGCAATATCACATTGGGAGATATGAGTCAGGCTGAATTCCATCATTGCCAGTGGAAAACGGTGTCTGTGGCCAAAGTGGTCATGGAAAACACGGTGTTTCACCAGGCACAGTTTGAGAATGTCTCATGGACGGATACAGACTTCACCAAATTACAGGTCACACAGTGTGAATTTCTCCGTGTATTGTTACTGAACTGTGATTTAAGTGGTTTGGATTTTGCGGGCCTGTCTTTTCAGTATTGTAGTTGTAATCACAGTCGAATGGTTGGCACGAGCTTTTATCAGGCGAAAGTGAACAACAGCAATTTCTCTAATAGTGAAGTGCGCGATTGTGATTTTC
This region includes:
- a CDS encoding pentapeptide repeat-containing protein; this translates as MKEPMLGMYQQIQAAIAARKPIQNMDFRSVNFNGLDLTGGHFVQCQFDGCVFRQCDLTRAHFIECQMVESQFIDNTYFSSKITASNLLKTQWKGSVHKLMVTDSVLTGSIWQAVHLQSCNITLGDMSQAEFHHCQWKTVSVAKVVMENTVFHQAQFENVSWTDTDFTKLQVTQCEFLRVLLLNCDLSGLDFAGLSFQYCSCNHSRMVGTSFYQAKVNNSNFSNSEVRDCDFRHAQLQKSLFVASDLSECDFSWALASHIKFNQAQLLDCQFVQSDLTQASFQHATLESVDFTGSQLVYTNLSYARPSKCRFEQCSVKRTNVHALVEEKCRWHGTKKQGLLETDKTQQAMDSRLRSFMSH
- a CDS encoding DUF2169 domain-containing protein translates to MQIIKPSTLSLLKQTYDLQGHQFVVSALSFFQLGETPTLLDESTQWLRLQPYLSTGIILDTGHAKGRFECLLAGTAYAKEAKPVTQMMVQLKMGDVAKSVRVIGNRTCHSGGLLRSKQVSAPEPFIQMPLGDAESYGGEGFTENPQGKGVLNKTNFDREKDVYHLANLYLAEESIAPDKAKREVANFLPRELTHPQRAQYQGTYDQHWLDHTHPGLPDDTNPRLFNVAPPSQQQKTPFLPSEHYVLSGFHPEKSRIEGHLPNVLVRAFVTQEHHEHSDFIEISTHIDTVWFFPELELGIAIHRGVSPAYDSAGLDIKNLLLALENVEDIPRDKAYFQRVLKERLDPKTAAGHAFHASPLLPQHSEEETARRAKLYAQAQAEQEAKNAKQRLKLLKQMQSEHPELDWDNIFAQQKTRQNGMPELGPIPQELIDKKDFDLTPYIEFSRQQVQKAKEQMAQSQKALQAKLKQEPKPHEDEPQASLLARFSEVVLIQADEQVQQALPEAASAARKQAHAHQLMLKSQRRARQLSPHVNQPRHVSVAGAGLLRQQVLSCLAQGDSLAGRDLFGADLSGLDLRGQDLRDVMLERANLTHANLAGCLCDGVVLTEANLDGACFDGCRFTRANLSQVACRGLRCQQATFDHTLVIESHFEQGLFMASQFSKMQLVSSDFSSSDFSKSIWVGVQFIQSCLKETRWPDTQVSLCTFLECPLQLSQWQKAKLTRCAFLKTDVSHGNFSQIQAQKTQIDATYTCEEADFSHGHWEYCGFRNVSFEHCCFSASVFQHCDFSLAKLTNCALNQSLWHSCLLFQGQLLHCSGEQAVFYQSNLRKTRFSDSDLSLVTFHQTNMREVEFQHCHLAKMVRYPVPSLTA